In one window of Prionailurus bengalensis isolate Pbe53 chromosome B3, Fcat_Pben_1.1_paternal_pri, whole genome shotgun sequence DNA:
- the LOC122469509 gene encoding B1 bradykinin receptor-like isoform X3 has protein sequence MASRTLLELLSLNRSQPPPANATSCDDAREAWDLLHGLLPKFILAICACGLLGNLLVLSVFLLPRRRLNVAQIYLANLAASDLVFVLGLPFWAENISNRFRWPFGALLCRVVNGVIKANLFTSIFLVVAISQDRYRVLVHPMASRRRGRRRRARATCALIWMAGGLLSVPTFLFRSLAAVPELSDTCACVLLHPPGAWHVARMVELNVLGFLLPLLAIVFYNGQILASLRGRAEVGGTRSGGSTDGKTTGLLLTLVAAFLVCWTPYHFFAFLDFLFQVQAVRGCFWEKFIDLGLQYANFFAFTNSCLNPVIYVFVGRLFKTKVRELCKQCVPRSLCPVCPAQRKDILQLFWQK, from the coding sequence ATGGCGTCCCGGACCCTCCTGGAGCTCCTGTCCCTGAACCGGAGCCAGCCCCCGCCCGCAAATGCCACGTCCTGTGACGACGCTCGGGAGGCCTGGGACCTGCTGCACGGACTGCTGCCGAAATTCATCCTCGCCATCTGCGCCTGCGGCCTGCTGGGAAACCTGCTTGTGTTGTCCGTCTTCCTCCTGCCCCGGCGGCGCCTGAACGTGGCGCAAATCTACCTGGCCAACCTGGCCGCCTCCGACCTGGTGTTCGTCCTGGGCCTGCCCTTCTGGGCGGAGAACATCTCGAACCGGTTCCGCTGGCCTTTCGGAGCCCTCCTCTGCCGCGTCGTCAACGGGGTCATCAAGGCCAACTTATTCACCAGCATCTTCCTGGTGGTGGCCATCAGCCAGGACCGCTACCGGGTGCTGGTGCACCCCATGGCCAGCCGGAGGCGGGGGCGCAGGCGGCGGGCGCGGGCCACCTGCGCGCTCATCTGGATGGCGGGGGGCCTCCTGAGCGTCCCCACGTTCCTGTTCCGCTCCCTCGCCGCCGTCCCGGAACTGAGCGACACCTGTGCCTGCGTGCTGCTGCACCCGCCCGGGGCCTGGCACGTCGCGCGGATGGTGGAGTTGAACGTGCTGGGCTTCCTCCTGCCGCTGCTGGCCATCGTCTTCTACAACGGCCAGATCCTGGCCTCCCTGCGAGGGCGCGCGGAGGTGGGCGGCACGCGGAGCGGGGGCTCCACGGATGGCAAGACCACGGGGCTCCTCCTCACGCTCGTGGCTGCCTTCCTGGTGTGCTGGACCCCCTACCACTTCTTTGCCTTCCTGGACTTCCTGTTCCAGGTGCAGGCCGTCCGCGGCTGCTTCTGGGAGAAGTTCATAGACCTGGGCCTGCAGTACGCCAACTTCTTTGCCTTCACCAACAGCTGCCTGAACCCGGTGATTTACGTCTTCGTGGGCCGGCTCTTCAAGACCAAGGTGCGGGAGCTTTGTAAACAGTGCGTCCCTAGGAGCCTTTGTCCCGTGTGCCCGGCCCAGCGGAAAGACATCCTCCAACTTTTCTGGCAGAAGTAA
- the LOC122469509 gene encoding B1 bradykinin receptor-like isoform X2 — protein sequence MFSSWRRHMFVTFHEDPVPTTATFGSPRMASRTLLELLSLNRSQPPPANATSCDDAREAWDLLHGLLPKFILAICACGLLGNLLVLSVFLLPRRRLNVAQIYLANLAASDLVFVLGLPFWAENISNRFRWPFGALLCRVVNGVIKANLFTSIFLVVAISQDRYRVLVHPMASRRRGRRRRARATCALIWMAGGLLSVPTFLFRSLAAVPELSDTCACVLLHPPGAWHVARMVELNVLGFLLPLLAIVFYNGQILASLRGRAEVGGTRSGGSTDGKTTGLLLTLVAAFLVCWTPYHFFAFLDFLFQVQAVRGCFWEKFIDLGLQYANFFAFTNSCLNPVIYVFVGRLFKTKVRELCKQCVPRSLCPVCPAQRKDILQLFWQK from the coding sequence GTCGCCGCGGATGGCGTCCCGGACCCTCCTGGAGCTCCTGTCCCTGAACCGGAGCCAGCCCCCGCCCGCAAATGCCACGTCCTGTGACGACGCTCGGGAGGCCTGGGACCTGCTGCACGGACTGCTGCCGAAATTCATCCTCGCCATCTGCGCCTGCGGCCTGCTGGGAAACCTGCTTGTGTTGTCCGTCTTCCTCCTGCCCCGGCGGCGCCTGAACGTGGCGCAAATCTACCTGGCCAACCTGGCCGCCTCCGACCTGGTGTTCGTCCTGGGCCTGCCCTTCTGGGCGGAGAACATCTCGAACCGGTTCCGCTGGCCTTTCGGAGCCCTCCTCTGCCGCGTCGTCAACGGGGTCATCAAGGCCAACTTATTCACCAGCATCTTCCTGGTGGTGGCCATCAGCCAGGACCGCTACCGGGTGCTGGTGCACCCCATGGCCAGCCGGAGGCGGGGGCGCAGGCGGCGGGCGCGGGCCACCTGCGCGCTCATCTGGATGGCGGGGGGCCTCCTGAGCGTCCCCACGTTCCTGTTCCGCTCCCTCGCCGCCGTCCCGGAACTGAGCGACACCTGTGCCTGCGTGCTGCTGCACCCGCCCGGGGCCTGGCACGTCGCGCGGATGGTGGAGTTGAACGTGCTGGGCTTCCTCCTGCCGCTGCTGGCCATCGTCTTCTACAACGGCCAGATCCTGGCCTCCCTGCGAGGGCGCGCGGAGGTGGGCGGCACGCGGAGCGGGGGCTCCACGGATGGCAAGACCACGGGGCTCCTCCTCACGCTCGTGGCTGCCTTCCTGGTGTGCTGGACCCCCTACCACTTCTTTGCCTTCCTGGACTTCCTGTTCCAGGTGCAGGCCGTCCGCGGCTGCTTCTGGGAGAAGTTCATAGACCTGGGCCTGCAGTACGCCAACTTCTTTGCCTTCACCAACAGCTGCCTGAACCCGGTGATTTACGTCTTCGTGGGCCGGCTCTTCAAGACCAAGGTGCGGGAGCTTTGTAAACAGTGCGTCCCTAGGAGCCTTTGTCCCGTGTGCCCGGCCCAGCGGAAAGACATCCTCCAACTTTTCTGGCAGAAGTAA